The following are encoded in a window of Etheostoma cragini isolate CJK2018 chromosome 7, CSU_Ecrag_1.0, whole genome shotgun sequence genomic DNA:
- the dnajc16 gene encoding dnaJ homolog subfamily C member 16, with protein sequence MAGSKMSVPLAVVLVLSVLLTGATHAGPEMDPYKILGVTRSASQAEIKKVYKRLAKEWHPDKNKNPGAEDMFIKITKSYEILSSEDKRANYDRYGQTDDTQPYGYGQRQDTFNFDESFYNFPFNSKTQRDFADSKYTLHFKQYVNDVVPDSSKRPYLIKITSDWCFSCIHIEPVWKEVVEEMETLGVGIGVVDVGNERRLANHLGAHRTPSILGVLNGKVTFFHYAVAKEHLRQFVEDLLPQRLVEWVTDKNDVHFLNSWHELNKPHVLLFDQVPVVPLLYKLAAFAYKDYLQFGYVDQGLSETANLQKQFNINTYAPTMLIFKESIDKPADIIQAKGMKKQIIDEFMSNNKFLLVPRLVNQKLFDELCPVKQFHRRRKYCVLLMTGDDESFSLGNQAFLSFASTNTKEVVRFAYVYQRLQQPLCDTLMQNKDSGPPPAQVVILERRNAAGKALFKPVTTWNGSEEDKQCLLEELDRLQKDPSILVHDAMLPELNNEFASMFVIRWIYASYNYLSEVIDDILHNNWREMMPLLSLIFSALFILFGTVVIQAFSDSSEDKPTKPKAKDGTKAENGSPGNSSASSRPPKKNFVEVTELTDITYMSNLVKLRPGHINIVLVLTDASKNILLSKFAKEVYSFTGSMTLHFSFLNIDKHGEWMNTLLEYGQDAMQIVADEGDAGNQEMDYTGYVLALNGYKKYLCLFKPVYTGEDLDSKSSEDEGGTSGGRSRSSSREDHPPRRSNRSRSLSTLQIHHKLDRLGLWMERLMEGTLPRYYIPTWPGLDKITPSK encoded by the exons ATGGCAGGGTCAAAGATGTCCGTGCCACTGGCGGTAGTGTTGGTGCTCTCAGTGCTGCTGACAGGGGCAACTCATGCTGGGCCTGAGATGGATCCGTACAAAATCTTAGGAGTAACCAGGAGCGCCAGCCAGGCTGAGATAAAGAAGGTCTATAAGCGTCTTGCAAAAGAATG GCAtcctgacaaaaacaaaaatccaggtGCTGAGGACATGTTTATCAAGATTACCAAATCTTATGAG ATCCTTTCCAGTGAAGACAAACGTGCCAATTATGACCGTTACGGGCAGACTGATGACACCCAGCCATACGGCTACGGTCAGCGCCAGGACACCTTTAACTTTGATGAGTCCTTCTACAACTTTCCCTTCAACAGCAAGACTCAAAGGGACTTTGCTGACAGCAAGTACACGTTGCACTTTAAGCAGTATGTTAATGACGTGGTGCCTGACAGCTCCAAGAGGCCATACCTGATAAAGATCACCTCTGACTGGTGCTTCAGCTGCATCCACATCGAGCCTGTATGgaaggaggtggtggaggagatggagacTCTAG GTGTCGGGATAGGTGTGGTGGATGTCGGCAATGAGAGACGTTTAGCAAATCACCTCGGTGCTCATCGCACCCCATCAATACTGGGAGTCCTAAATGGCAAAGTGACGTTTTTCCATTACGCTGTAGCAAAGGAGCACCTGAGACAGTTTGTAGAAGACCTTCTTCCTCAAAGACTTGTGGAATGG GTCACCGACAAGAATGACGTGCACTTCTTGAACAGCTGGCATGAGCTCAACAAGCCACACGTGCTTCTGTTTGACCAAGTGCCTGTAGTTCCTCTGCTTTATAAA CTGGCAGCTTTTGCGTATAAGGACTACTTGCAGTTTGGCTATGTGGACCAGGGCCTTTCAGAGACAGCTAATCTGCAGAAACAGTTCAATATTAACACTTACGCTCCAACTATGTTGATCTTCAAAGAGAGCATTGACAAGCCGGCTGACATTATACAG GCTAAAGGAATGAAAAAGCAAATTATTGATGAGTTCATGTCAAACAACAAATTCCTCCTTGTGCCACGGCTGGTCAACCAGAAGCTCTTTGATGAGCTCTGTCCTGTCAAACAGTTCCATAGACGCAGAAA ATACTGTGTCCTGCTGATGACAGGTGACGACGAGTCCTTTTCTCTTGGGAACCAGGCGTTCCTTTCATTTGCCTCCACCAATACCAAGGAAGTTGTGAGATTTGCTTATGTGTACCAACGGCTGCAGCAACCTCTTTGTGACACTCTCATGCAGAACAAGGACAGTGGACCGCCACCAGCACAG GTGGTGATCCTGGAGAGGCGTAACGCTGCAGGGAAGGCCTTGTTCAAGCCAGTGACCACCTGGAATGGCAGTGAGGAAGACAAGCAGTGTCTTCTGGAGGAGCTGGATCGACTTCAGAAAGACCCGTCCATCCTCGTCCACGACGCCATGCTGCCCGAACTTAACAACGAGTTTGCCTCT ATGTTTGTAATCCGATGGATCTACGCATCTTACAATTACCTCTCTGAAGTCATCGATGATATTCTGCATAACAACTG GCGTGAGATGATGCCTCTCCTGTCTCTCATCTTCTCTGCCTTGTTCATCTTGTTTGGAACTGTGGTCATCCAGGCCTTCAG TGACTCGAGTGAAGACAAGCCGACTAAACCAAAGGCAAAAGATGGAACAAAAGCAGAGAACGGGTCACCCGGGAACAGTAGTGCTTCAAG TCGGCCTCCCAAGAAGAATTTTGTGGAGGTGACGGAGCTGACAGATATCACTTACATGAGCAACCTGGTGAAGCTGAGGCCGGGACACATTAACATAGTGCTGGTGCTCACCGACGCCTCCAAGAACATCCTCCTTAGCAAGTTTGCCAAAGAGGTGTACTCCTTCACTGG GAGCATGACGCTGCATTTCTCCTTCCTGAATATTGACAAGCACGGCGAGTGGATGAACACACTGCTGGAATATGGCCAGGACGCCATGCAGATCGTTGCGGACGAAGGTGATGCGGGAAACCAAGAGATGGACTACACCGGCTACGTGCTGGCTCTTAACGGCTACAAAAAGTACCTTTGTCTGTTTAAGCCCGTCTACACCGGGGAAGACCTTGACAGCAAGTCATCTGAGGATGAAGGTGGCACTTCAGGGGGGCGGTCGAGGTCCAGTTCCCGTGAGGACCACCCGCCGCGCAGGTCCAACCGTTCCCGCAGCTTATCCACCCTGCAGATCCACCACAAACTGGACCGTCTAGGGTTGTGGATGGAAAGGCTCATGGAAGGCACTTTGCCTCGTTACTACATTCCTACGTGGCCAGGACTTGACAAAATCACCCCCAGTAAATAG
- the casp9 gene encoding caspase-9 isoform X1 translates to MEESHKKILQRNRINLVRDLDPSYLYDGLLEKGVFTHDMIDEIKSSGTRRDQARQLVRDLETRGSRAFPLFLECLQETGQHRLAELLQNGAPTVQIQPVTPTQVVRPVVQPLPISPPMDIDKQRKDDVPVYPIQISSTTPSPSPEREYLRPRPQGRTRRDSIQCQSYKMDASPCGHCLIINNVEFEPKSDLNNRNGSNMDCDKLERRFKALNFIVEVKTNLKQRQIKQGLSALSKKDHSQYDCCVVIILSHGAEVNHNRFPGAVYGVDGLHVPVQHITNYLNGQCCPSLQGKPKLFFIQACGGGQKDTGFEVSPDEVEPSIGGADDQTDAIPMSSSSDSLSTSDEPDARATLPTPSDILVSYSTFPGYVSWRDTQSGSWYVEILDRILDENAANHDLVTILMMVQNEVSRNSAKGLYKQMPGSFNFLRKLLHFQTQA, encoded by the exons ATGGAGGAAAGCCACAAGAAGATTCTTCAGCGCAATAGGATCAATCTCGTGAGAGATTTGGACCCATCGTACCTCTATGATGGACTTCTTGAAAAGGGAGTTTTTACCCACGACATGATCGATGAGATAAAG AGCTCTGGGACCAGACGGGACCAGGCCAGACAGTTAGTCCGGGACTTGGAGACCCGTGGTAGTCGGGCCTTTCCATTATTTCTGGAATGCCTTCAGGAGACAGGTCAGCACCGCTTGGCAGAGCTTCTTCAGAATGGAGCTCCAACAGTTCAGATACAGCCTGTAACACCCACTCAGGTTGTCCGCCCTGTTGTCCAGCCTCTCCCAATTT CCCCTCCAATGGATATTGATAAGCAGAGAAAAGATGATGTTCCTGTCTACCCAATACAGATATCCAGTACTACTCCCAGTCCAT CACCTGAAAGGGAGTACTTAAGACCAAGGCCACAAGGCAGAACTCGACGGGATAGTATTCAG tgtcagagttaTAAAATGGATGCCAGCCCATGTGGACATTGCCTCATTATAAACAACGTAGAGTTTGAACCTAAGAGCGACCTAAACAATCGCAACGGGTCCAACATGGACTGTGACAAGCTGGAGAGAAGATTCAAGGCACTCAACTTTATTGTGGAAGTGAAGACAAACCTGAAACAAAGA CAAATCAAACAGGGATTGTCAGCTTTATCTAAGAAAGACCATTCACAATATGACTGCTGTGTGGTTATCATTCTTTCCCATGGGGCTGAG GTGAATCACAACCGGTTCCCTGGTGCCGTGTATGGTGTGGACGGACTGCATGTCCCAGTTCAGCACATCACAAACTACCTCAATGGCCAGTGTTGTCCATCTTTACAGGGCAAGCCCAAACTTTTCTTCATCCAGGCCTGCGGAGGAG GTCAAAAAGACACAGGCTTTGAGGTGTCCCCCGACGAGGTTGAACCATCCATTGGTGGAGCAGATGATCAGACGGATGCCATTCCCATGTCATCCAGCAGCGACTCTCTGAGCACATCCGATGAACCAGACGCCAGAGCCACGCTGCCCACCCCGAGTGACATTCTGGTGTCCTACTCTACTtttcctg GTTATGTTTCTTGGAGAGACACCCAGTCAGGCTCCTGGTACGTCGAGATACTAGACCGTATTCTTGATGAAAACGCTGCAAACCATGACTTGGTCACAATATTGATGATG GTCCAAAATGAAGTCTCCCGAAACTCTGCAAAAGGGCTCTACAAGCAAATGCCTGGTTCCTTTAATTTCCTCCGCAAACTTCTCCACTTTCAAACACAAGCATAG
- the casp9 gene encoding caspase-9 isoform X2: protein MEESHKKILQRNRINLVRDLDPSYLYDGLLEKGVFTHDMIDEIKSSGTRRDQARQLVRDLETRGSRAFPLFLECLQETGQHRLAELLQNGAPTVQIQPVTPTQVVRPVVQPLPISPPMDIDKQRKDDVPVYPIQISSTTPSPSPEREYLRPRPQGRTRRDSIQSYKMDASPCGHCLIINNVEFEPKSDLNNRNGSNMDCDKLERRFKALNFIVEVKTNLKQRQIKQGLSALSKKDHSQYDCCVVIILSHGAEVNHNRFPGAVYGVDGLHVPVQHITNYLNGQCCPSLQGKPKLFFIQACGGGQKDTGFEVSPDEVEPSIGGADDQTDAIPMSSSSDSLSTSDEPDARATLPTPSDILVSYSTFPGYVSWRDTQSGSWYVEILDRILDENAANHDLVTILMMVQNEVSRNSAKGLYKQMPGSFNFLRKLLHFQTQA, encoded by the exons ATGGAGGAAAGCCACAAGAAGATTCTTCAGCGCAATAGGATCAATCTCGTGAGAGATTTGGACCCATCGTACCTCTATGATGGACTTCTTGAAAAGGGAGTTTTTACCCACGACATGATCGATGAGATAAAG AGCTCTGGGACCAGACGGGACCAGGCCAGACAGTTAGTCCGGGACTTGGAGACCCGTGGTAGTCGGGCCTTTCCATTATTTCTGGAATGCCTTCAGGAGACAGGTCAGCACCGCTTGGCAGAGCTTCTTCAGAATGGAGCTCCAACAGTTCAGATACAGCCTGTAACACCCACTCAGGTTGTCCGCCCTGTTGTCCAGCCTCTCCCAATTT CCCCTCCAATGGATATTGATAAGCAGAGAAAAGATGATGTTCCTGTCTACCCAATACAGATATCCAGTACTACTCCCAGTCCAT CACCTGAAAGGGAGTACTTAAGACCAAGGCCACAAGGCAGAACTCGACGGGATAGTATTCAG agttaTAAAATGGATGCCAGCCCATGTGGACATTGCCTCATTATAAACAACGTAGAGTTTGAACCTAAGAGCGACCTAAACAATCGCAACGGGTCCAACATGGACTGTGACAAGCTGGAGAGAAGATTCAAGGCACTCAACTTTATTGTGGAAGTGAAGACAAACCTGAAACAAAGA CAAATCAAACAGGGATTGTCAGCTTTATCTAAGAAAGACCATTCACAATATGACTGCTGTGTGGTTATCATTCTTTCCCATGGGGCTGAG GTGAATCACAACCGGTTCCCTGGTGCCGTGTATGGTGTGGACGGACTGCATGTCCCAGTTCAGCACATCACAAACTACCTCAATGGCCAGTGTTGTCCATCTTTACAGGGCAAGCCCAAACTTTTCTTCATCCAGGCCTGCGGAGGAG GTCAAAAAGACACAGGCTTTGAGGTGTCCCCCGACGAGGTTGAACCATCCATTGGTGGAGCAGATGATCAGACGGATGCCATTCCCATGTCATCCAGCAGCGACTCTCTGAGCACATCCGATGAACCAGACGCCAGAGCCACGCTGCCCACCCCGAGTGACATTCTGGTGTCCTACTCTACTtttcctg GTTATGTTTCTTGGAGAGACACCCAGTCAGGCTCCTGGTACGTCGAGATACTAGACCGTATTCTTGATGAAAACGCTGCAAACCATGACTTGGTCACAATATTGATGATG GTCCAAAATGAAGTCTCCCGAAACTCTGCAAAAGGGCTCTACAAGCAAATGCCTGGTTCCTTTAATTTCCTCCGCAAACTTCTCCACTTTCAAACACAAGCATAG
- the LOC117948204 gene encoding L-rhamnose-binding lectin SML-like: protein MALWVLAATCVPLSPGVATETVTTCEVNTVHCLSCAGGVIGVQEALYGRADSVTCGDGRPQEQLSNTECSTRGTVDILKKWCDGKKACCVFKVCLLPLLLLMFNVIAVILTVYHVTSEHSLAYLQCDEGQVTTVYCADYGRHDQSTCTYIWPASEIHNADCSRFASTISSSTSCNGKNSCIIKASNSVFGDPCLITFKYLEVAYVCGYPSITPI from the exons ATGGCTCTCTGGG tgctgGCAGCAACCTGTGTGCCACTAAGTCCAG GTGTTGCCACAGAGACAGTTACCACCTGTGAAGTCAACACTGTCCATTGCCTGAGCTGTG CTGGCGGAGTGATCGGTGTGCAGGAAGCACTGTATGGACGTGCAGACAGTGTGACCTGCGGTGACGGAAGACCTCAGGAACAGCTTTCCAATACAGAGTGCTCGACAAGAGGAACAGTGGACATCCTCAAGAAA TGGTGTGATGGAAAAAAAGCGTG TTGTGTCTTTAAAGtatgtcttcttcctcttcttcttctaatgTTTAATGTGATTGCTGTTATTTTGACAGTTTACCATGTGACCTCTGAGCACTCTTTGGCCTACCTGCAGTGTG ATGAAGGCCAGGTTACAACTGTTTACTGTGCTGATTATGGACGCCACGACCAGagcacatgcacatacatatgGCCTGCTTCTGAAATCCATAATGCTGACTGCTCACGTTTTGCAAGCACAATTTCAAGTAGTACAAG CTGCAATGGGAAAAACAGCTGTATTATCAAAGCGAGCAACTCAGTATTTGGAGACCCCTGTCTCATAACTTTCAAGTACCTGGAGGTGGCTTATGTATGTGGAT atCCTTCCATCACTCCAATATAG
- the LOC117948205 gene encoding rhamnose-binding lectin-like, producing the protein MRHLRLSTTMLLAATCSLMTAVVSTEKAITCGSDGNVQRLSCDTGVISVQTALYGRADAVTCSEGRPPAELANTQCSLAGTVDVLKLRCDGKRECELNINVFTSNPCNGIYKYLETTYTCLPALHLDACEGSLAQLQCDLGQVIFVYGADYGRRDQTTCIYQRPPNQVQNIYCSSPTSKVADSCNGKSSCTIAVSNSVFGDPCVGTYKYLDLAYTCDYPGTNLGPAYIRQRRFSIQPNSLQVCLIKPAYLSHCAPQTTSSKTMLCFRLSITLLLAATCSLMTAGKLSEVSLENVVTCGSDGSVQRLSCDTGVISVQTALYGRANSVTCSEGRPPVQLANTLCSQAGTVDVLKKRCDGKRECEFNINILYTSDPCKRIYKYLESTYTCLPANHIVACEGSSVQLQCEQGKVIVLYGADYGRSDQTTCIYQRPLDQIQQTSCLSPTRKVFDSCNGKNSCNITASNSVFGDPCVGTYKYLAVAYTCSCGSKYHDFGCLLQQPK; encoded by the exons ATGCGCCACCTCAGACTCAGCACCACAATGT TGCTGGCAGCAACATGTTCGCTCATGACAGCAG ttgtctcCACAGAGAAAGCTATCACCTGTGGCAGCGACGGGAATGTCCAGCGCCTGAGCTGTG ATACCGGAGTGATCAGTGTGCAGACGGCGCTGTATGGACGCGCAGACGCTGTGACCTGCAGTGAGGGAAGACCTCCGGCAGAGCTCGCCAACACACAATGCTCTCTAGCGGGCACAGTTGACGTCCTCAAGCTAAG GTGTGATGGCAAGAGGGAGTGTGAACTAAACATCAACGTTTTTACTTCTAATCCCTGCAATGGCATCTACAAATACCTGGAAACCACCTACACCTGCCTCCCAGCAC TTCACCTTGATGCCTGTGAGGGCTCTTTGGCACAACTCCAGTGTG ATCTAGGGCAGGTTATATTTGTGTACGGTGCAGACTATGGACGTCGTGACCAGACCACCTGCATTTACCAACGGCCTCCCAATCAAGTTCAAAATATCTACTGCTCAAGCCCCACCTCAAAAGTTGCTGACAG CTGTAATGGAAAGAGCAGCTGTACCATCGCAGTGAGCAACTCTGTGTTTGGAGACCCCTGTGTCGGCACCTACAAGTATCTGGACTTGGCTTACACATGTGATT ATCCTGGGACCAATCTGGGTCCA GCCTATATAAGGCAAAGGCGGTTCTCAATCCAGCCTAACAGCCTACAGGTGTGTCTCATCAAGCCAGCATATCTGTCTCACTGTGCGCCTCAGACCACATCTTCCAAGACCATGCTCTGCTTCAGACTCAGCATCACACTGT TGCTGGCAGCAACATGTTCGCTCATGACAGCAGGTAAATTATCTGA AGTATCCCTAGAGAATGTTGTCACCTGTGGCAGTGATGGGAGTGTCCAGCGCCTGAGCTGTG ATACAGGAGTGATCAGCGTGCAGACGGCGCTGTATGGACGTGCAAACTCTGTGACCTGCAGTGAGGGAAGACCTCCGGTACAGCTCGCCAATACACTGTGCTCTCAAGCAGGCACAGTCGACGTCCTTAAGAAAAG GTGTGATGGCAAGAGGGAGTGTGAatttaacatcaacattttatATACCTCTGATCCCTGCAAGCGCATCTACAAATACCTGGAAAGCACTTACACCTGCCTCCCAGCAA ATCACATTGTTGCCTGTGAGGGCTCTTCGGTGCAACTCCAGTGTG AGCAAGGAAAGGTTATAGTTTTGTATGGTGCAGACTATGGCCGCAGTGACCAGACCACCTGCATTTACCAAAGGCCTCTCGATCAAATTCAACAAACGTCCTGCTTAAGCCCCACACGCAAAGTTTTTGACAG CTGTAATGGGAAAAACAGCTGTAACATCACAGCAAGCAACTCTGTGTTTGGAGACCCCTGTGTCGGCACTTACAAGTACCTGGCGGTGGCTTACACATGTAGCTGTGGCAGTAAGTATCATGATTTTGGCTGTTTACTCCAACAGCCAAAATAA